The Pseudanabaena galeata CCNP1313 genome includes a region encoding these proteins:
- a CDS encoding transglycosylase domain-containing protein, translated as MKSPQPPSQPKSPKPPQSKLMTQINQLTQVVNGVLKINPKERVPKLEVRRSQKDKPEIYDLVGDRYILGRSTGKCDIVVQTPLVSQVHAQLVRDRTQKKAQFILQDQDSTNGIYRQKQRLKSVPLRHKMTITLGPPELAEAATICYIDPPPWYIRTVQYTGIGIGVIAGMLVLAIGYELSRVPSLKPLPVTQQGPVEVFAGDSIKRLDPTDIANHTEYASLGEFGKFIPQAVIASEDTSFNWNIGVDPVGVARAIVTNVRSRGERLEGASTITQQLARNLLGKTYVGTDDSAGRKWREAAAAIKLTFTYSKEEILRLYLNRAYTGYGVYGFKDAAKLYFGKEASELSLSEAATLVGLLPSPETINPFKNKNLAIEYRDRILNRMAELGMITDKDAERARRSVLILNESAKTKLQGSVAPYYYSYVFEELQDILGDNFAREGNLIVETYLDLAMQKASDEALRDAVARDGGSYGFSQGAIVTVNSSDGSLLTMTGGVDYRASQFNRASQAIRQPGSTFKLFGYAAAIDRGISPSTTFSCSALSGIIGCHNGGSGAIDMYRGFALSENVVAVRIANSAGLDNVVKMAKNLGITTKLDESSNMVLGGNEVKILEMAGAYATIVNEGKYIKPHAIKRILDSTDCQNPKDRSTCRVIFDANTFIKPRQAIDAGVASTMVDMMRGVVQFGTGRSAAIPQGTVVGKTGTTDEGRDLWFIGAVPRRNLVTAVWLGNDEGVTNGSSAVAAQVWGEYMRQAVR; from the coding sequence ATGAAATCGCCACAGCCACCATCACAGCCTAAGTCCCCGAAACCACCTCAGTCCAAGTTGATGACCCAGATCAATCAGCTTACACAGGTGGTTAATGGTGTTTTAAAAATTAATCCCAAAGAGCGTGTCCCCAAGTTAGAAGTGCGCCGATCGCAAAAAGATAAGCCTGAAATTTATGATTTAGTGGGCGATCGCTACATATTAGGACGCAGTACGGGCAAATGCGATATTGTCGTACAAACTCCGCTTGTGAGCCAAGTTCATGCCCAATTAGTCCGCGATCGCACCCAAAAGAAAGCCCAATTTATTCTGCAAGACCAAGACTCGACTAATGGTATTTATCGTCAAAAGCAGCGCCTTAAGTCCGTGCCACTACGTCACAAAATGACAATTACTTTAGGTCCCCCAGAACTTGCCGAAGCCGCCACAATCTGCTACATCGATCCGCCGCCTTGGTATATTCGCACGGTGCAATATACGGGAATCGGCATTGGCGTGATCGCAGGGATGCTGGTTTTAGCGATCGGCTATGAGCTTAGCCGTGTCCCATCTCTCAAGCCTCTGCCTGTGACACAGCAGGGCCCTGTTGAAGTTTTTGCTGGTGACAGTATCAAGCGCCTTGATCCCACCGATATTGCTAATCATACGGAATATGCCAGTCTGGGGGAGTTTGGAAAATTTATTCCGCAAGCGGTAATCGCCTCCGAAGATACTTCCTTCAATTGGAATATTGGAGTTGATCCCGTAGGTGTGGCGCGAGCGATCGTCACCAATGTCCGTAGTCGGGGGGAACGCTTAGAGGGTGCTAGTACCATCACTCAGCAGTTAGCGAGAAACTTGCTAGGCAAAACCTATGTGGGGACAGATGACTCCGCAGGACGCAAATGGCGTGAGGCGGCGGCGGCGATTAAACTCACATTTACCTATAGCAAAGAAGAAATCTTACGGCTATATCTCAATCGTGCCTATACGGGCTATGGCGTTTATGGCTTTAAGGATGCAGCCAAACTTTATTTTGGCAAAGAAGCTTCAGAATTATCTCTCTCGGAAGCCGCAACCCTAGTCGGGCTACTACCTTCCCCAGAAACGATTAACCCCTTTAAAAACAAAAATTTAGCGATCGAATATCGCGATCGAATTCTCAATCGCATGGCGGAATTGGGGATGATTACCGATAAAGATGCCGAACGGGCAAGGAGATCGGTATTGATTCTCAATGAATCGGCAAAAACTAAGCTGCAAGGCTCAGTTGCGCCTTATTACTACAGCTATGTGTTTGAAGAATTACAAGATATCCTTGGCGATAACTTTGCGCGGGAGGGAAACTTAATTGTGGAGACCTATCTCGATCTTGCCATGCAAAAGGCTTCTGACGAGGCATTACGTGATGCTGTTGCCCGTGATGGCGGTAGTTACGGATTTAGTCAAGGGGCGATCGTGACGGTGAATAGTAGCGATGGCTCGCTATTGACGATGACAGGTGGTGTTGACTACAGAGCAAGCCAGTTTAACCGCGCTTCCCAAGCCATACGCCAACCAGGTTCAACCTTTAAATTATTTGGCTATGCGGCAGCGATCGATCGTGGTATTTCTCCCAGTACCACATTTTCTTGTAGCGCTCTTTCTGGAATTATCGGCTGTCACAATGGCGGTAGTGGAGCGATCGACATGTATCGTGGCTTTGCCCTATCAGAAAATGTGGTGGCGGTCAGGATTGCCAATAGTGCGGGTTTGGATAATGTCGTAAAAATGGCAAAAAACTTGGGGATCACCACCAAACTTGATGAATCGAGCAATATGGTTTTAGGAGGTAATGAAGTCAAAATCCTAGAGATGGCTGGAGCCTATGCCACCATCGTCAATGAAGGTAAGTACATTAAACCCCATGCCATCAAACGCATTCTCGATAGTACTGACTGTCAAAATCCTAAAGATCGCAGTACCTGTCGCGTCATTTTTGATGCAAATACCTTTATAAAGCCACGTCAGGCGATCGATGCAGGTGTAGCTAGCACGATGGTGGATATGATGCGCGGTGTTGTCCAATTCGGGACGGGGCGATCGGCGGCGATTCCTCAAGGTACTGTGGTCGGAAAAACAGGAACCACCGACGAAGGTAGAGATCTTTGGTTTATTGGTGCTGTACCAAGGCGAAACCTCGTCACAGCCGTTTGGCTTGGTAATGATGAGGGAGTAACCAATGGCTCAAGTGCAGTTGCTGCACAGGTTTGGGGTGAGTATATGCGACAAGCTGTACGCTAA